The Biomphalaria glabrata chromosome 7, xgBioGlab47.1, whole genome shotgun sequence region ctgcAAAATTGATACAAgctgtagattttttttaatacttaaaattgcccagcagtaaaaaaaaatttattgtttagtttgaacatttttaatATGATGCCTgattaaagtaaaaatatgtAATAGGAAGCTTACCTCCAAAATATGGACCACCTCTTTTAACTAAGATATCATTGTAAAATTGGAAATGTTTCTGCATGTCTTTCACATGAGTTTCTCTTTCACTAGCATTTTTCAGGAAACCGTAAAATGCACCAGTCACctattcaaagaaaaaaaaattgttttaaagaatGTCACTAAACTAGAAATACAattcttaaaacaaaacaaaatctttgtGTATGTCAGCATCTTCTGAAATGTCTCAAAATGTACAACAAAACATCACAGTGTTTTGATAGGCACTctatcttataaataaaaagaaaaatataaatctttgaaaatgaaaataaaggGAAATCCTTACAGTTCCTTATTAACTAATAAGACCAATAAGAAATTGACACTACTTCTGCTGCAAAAATATTGTTCATTTACTTTTGTTTCTCATATgcagtttctttcttttgaattccattttcatGGCCTGGTTATTGGCCTTCTTTTCCTTTAACAACTATATCTTTCATAGTAGTTTTTTCCAGGTGGAAAAATCAATCAATGTGAGCTTctcttgttttaatttatttagataTTAAAGCAGAACCAAAAAATCAGTCAAGTTCACTTGTGTCTAAATGAGCAGCATAACTTACATATGCACAGAAATGTAgtgagtggagggggggggggaagggggcaTGATGCCTTAGGTGCATTCTCAGGGGGGCGCCACATGCAGCCTAAATTtttatgtgatgttcatggaaaatggggaggcggggcgccaataaagtaccttCACCCAGGCGCATGTTTTGCCTCTGCAtatgtgaaagaaaaaaatacaaaccttGCCAAAATATTCTAAAAGAATCCTGTCCCAGGCTTTAACATAAGGATCAGTGGGTTGGAGTCTGTTCTGTGTGTATACATCATCCAACCATTCACAAGTAGCTGTTGACTCATAGATAATCTTGTTATCTAGCTCCAATACTGGAACTGTGCCATTAGGGTTTTTCTCCAAAAACCAATCTGGCTTCTTTAAAAGATGAATATTGATGGTTTCAAAGctgcaataaaaacaaaagtaatcatTTTCATTTCACAGATTGTACAATTTCAATTATGTGCAATAATGATTACTACcagatttattaaaaattttctaCTCACGGAATATTTTTATGTGCCAAGACCAAACGAGTTCTCTGAGCGAAAGGACAAAACCTCATGCTATATAGTCGCAGCACACCAGGTTTAAGTGGTGGAAAGGCAGAAcctaataacaaaaaaagttcacaaaaaAATAGAGAGTCTATAgacctaaaaaaatatatatctttgcCTTTTTTTACGTCAATCAAATTGGAAATGGGTGCTATTTTACTgggtttaatttattaaattattatttatggatattttccttttttttttttttttttgagaagtGCTAAAAAGTTGATAATTCTATAATCTAGAACTAAGTAGACTAGATtagaatatagactagatctatttaacaaaaaaaactcaaacaaaaaaaaatgctgagtCATACATACTATGTAAATATTACACTACCCTAatattagagtctagatgtGGACTGAAAGATTGTAAGCAactagattttgatttagccATGACAATGCAGTTTTTAAGCAGTTTTTCTTATATAGCCTACTATAAAGCAGTACACTTAAAAAAGACTAAGATAAGGTAAATAATATCTGAAGCTTAATATGatcaaaatgaaaaattaaattcaaaTATTTCTTGGTCTAAACAAATCACGCTTatttacagtttaaaaaaaaaatctaatctagaAACTAGATCTCTCAAGATCTAAGTTTAGTAAGCTTACCTGTTGCATACGACTTTTGAGTCATTGTAGTTAGTCTAGTGCAAATTCTATATTAACACTATTGTAAGTACTTTATTCTGCTGGGTGCTGTTAACCTTTCTATTATAGAAGTAATAGAACTAGGTCTAGTGGCATAAATAGTGACGTTGTTCTCCACATTCGCCGACAGTAGATCTAAAATCAACAAACCAACGCCAATCGCAGTGAGTGTAGTCACACAAACGTCGCAAAGCCTGGAAGCCGGCGTAGCGAATCATTGAGGGAAGGAACTCTTGTTTACACACGATTTACGCACttcaaatttagaaaaaaaaggggtcaataacaataacaattttatttgttttgccacAAAGCACATTGGCTACAAAGGCAATATTACAAATAaagattataaattataattataacaaaaataataactaGTTATCTGGCTCGATATATTGAGACGAGCTAtagttagtaatagttactGAGATttagaaaacttttaaaatctgtcaattattattgtaattacctactatcaatctttttttttttccctttaagaaTTCGCTAATATTCTTTAGCACATGTGCAGTGTATCATTTTATACTTCAATTTTATCAGCGTGTTTTGTTATGGCAGTATTCATAGCAATTTTGTAGTTTTTACGcagtagtttttattttgatagagATTCTATAGTTTTGAAGAATCTGTGGATTCTTCTGTCATCTATGCTTTTGGCTTTAAAATATGCTCTTCTTTTTTGTTAACACTGATATGTATAGCCTACCAAGgcttgaaacctttttttttctttttttttttaaataaaagtcgGCTATTTAGATAGTTCTTTTATTCCGAACGTTTGAAATGCTGCTTGTATTAGAAAATTAGTTTCACTTCCACTATGTCATTAATAGCTTTCTTGGTAGTAGGGCCTACTGGTGGAGTCATccgaatttatttttagaattttatccagtttaaaattaatgttcGACTTtaacaactagcaggaaatgagaaggctgacacactcgccaagagtgggagaacaaactcacaagtaaactctgcactctatccagaagaaatgaagaaattaattgtagataaaataaatgagaaatggacgagctcccatccaaatcacaagaaagatgatgcttactataagctatcccgacaagaccaacgtctaatctttcgactcagatccggacacaacagaatgcgacaacacatgttccggaagctcaaaattggaaccagtgaaatctgcccacgtggagtatcaccagaaaatgccgaccacgtcctccaaaactgctctctctaccaagaggcccgtataagacattggccccaaatcaccccaatagaaagaaaactatatggagagctccctgatttggaaaccactgcgcagttcatctcatatattggtctagtcatatgaacactccaacataacaatgagaacgattaAGAAAAATACCATTCGTTCTACATTTCAACTACACGAGTGAGCTTTGGCTGGGTCCCAGGGTTTGATTACATTACAGTTTGACTGCTCTAAATAAGGTGACCTGATATTTTGAGAGCGAAAAGATGGTACACGTCAATCATggggcatttaaaaaaaaaaagataggccgAGCAATGGTGCTTTTAACTATCATTACaatattgcattttaaaaataaaaacacaaaaacggtattttaaatttgttatacGTTATCTTCCCTTTTCAGCTGCACCATCACCATTTAGCGTGGCTGCTGCAGTGAGTTCGTGTTTGCATGGGCGCATGAATCTCTTTGTCAAGTTTCGGTTCTTGCAAAATCATAtcaaatttcccctttcagaccttgtgatctatagggcagatgttgtaaaggtcatctgcttctgtggcctacggttaacgagggtgtcatgtagccaacacaacgatcaaccgcctgtACCTtttcccagctaatgtcaggtacccattagagctgggtggactcagaggtgccctaaggATTTCAAAAGCAAAAAGCAAAAATCCTAGTGACTTCCGGTTTGGAGgccaagcgcttcaccactcaaccaccgcgcctcctatggCAAAATAGTGCCATTCATTTTTTACCAAAGATTTTCGGAAATTTCGTTGTCAAATTTGCACTTGAAGGAGTAAGACGTCCTTTTGGTGTTTCCACCTTGAACTGTTTATTTTTACTGGTTCACAGAGAATAATCTTTCAGTAACAGCGTTAGTTTCTGATTTGCACAACATTGATAGCAGTTGGACGATCTGGGCTTGGCGGGTGACCTGGCTCTTCTCTCGCACACTAAACAGCAGATGAAGGAAAATATAAGCATCGTTGCAGACAACTCAACGACCAAAATCAGAGGGAAGAGCAAGGTGCTCAAGACCAAGGCGACCAATGACACACACATCACAGACCAAGGTGACCaacgacacacacacatcacagaCTAAGGTGACcaacgacacacacacacatcacagaCCAAGGCGACCAACGACACACACATCACAGACCAAGCGACCAATGACACACACGTCAAAGGCCAAGGCGACCAACAACACACACATCACAGACCAAGGTGACCaacgcacacacacatcacaGACCAAGGCGACCAACGCACACACATTTCACAGTCAAAAGGCGAGGCACTAGAAGACGTAGAAAGCAGTATCCTGGACATTCATAGAGGATCGAGACCTTATCTAAGTTCCCTATTCGTCTACATTTTTCCTCGCGATTCCTTAGACAGGTTCATGGCGTGCTGCTGATTGATCCAGTGTTTTTTGCCTCATTCTGCACAAATTATCTATAGGCCTTATTTTTTAGTTTCCTACACActgaatgaaaaacaaaatttcagtTATAAAAAGGTAATCAAAGCAATATAATAATATGTATAGATACACCtagtattaaaaaacaaacatgtaaaTCCCACAGTACCCAATTTTAAACAGTAAAAACAAGGGAGAAAACCACTGTTTTAGAATATAATAATTGCGTTATTACTGATTATCGAACATGGAACACATTTGTAGTTATGGttcaaaaatatgttttcataaCCTTAAATActttgttaaatatatatatatatggggtgGGGAGGGTGATATGCTTTTATGTAGTtacaatgtttgtattttaacaTCTCACAATTAACAAGTTTGAATATTAGAAATTGTTGGTTGGACAGGTCGTCCTCTAGATCGTTTCATTTGTTCATAATAGTAGGACTACttttagacttgataaggccctaagaTGTTTGAGATATGGAGCCCCTCATTaattccccccctcccccactggttactcttttttttcatttgctcTTTCTTCAATATGATTGATAATAAGTCTAATTTCTTTTGGGAGCCTCCAAGAATGCTCTAAGCTCTAGCCTGTGGTAAATCCGACACTGTGTGagtctgtttctttcttttcagcccTATAACGTAtcgtacttagacttaggtcctcccacaccgctcggcgcattgggcggcaagctgtctccacaaagatctgtcactggcaatgtatGAAGCCTCCTTCCACCTGAGGtcttccatgaaagtgtggcgccaagttatacgacgacgtccctgtttgcgctttcctcgtattggcttccatgtcatcgcaacttttggtatgcgtagttcattttgtcggagaacatgtcctgcaaacctctGTCACaacactaagtgttcgactcccagttcggcatagggtttccttgtttgagacccgatctgtgtaactgactcccaaaatccaagccatttttgttgagccacatttagtcttttctcaattttgacagacaACTTCCTTGTCTCACATGTGtatgttgctgttgggatgacgattgtgttgagaaggtgtatttttgtctcgagtccaatagcttggcttgtccaaataggctgcagcctttggaaaatgctcccagcctttcctattcggcacgctacatcatggtaagcatcatGTAATTCTTTTTATTGTCATTATCTTTTAATTACAGTTCCTCCAGGTTTGAAATTTGTCACACTTACAAGGTTCTATCAAAGTGCACTCCTTGATATGTTGTAAGACCAACAGTCTGCAAATAAAAAATCCATCCTACCAATTAGAACGGAGTATCTCGACACGATGTGCCACCTTTGATCTCCAAACGCAGTTTACGGAATCTTTTGAAAGCAAATTGTCGCAAATACAAATACGCTTCTGGAAACATAGCAACAGAAAAACtaagtatatcataaaaaagaCTTCCCTAGACATCTTTAGAAT contains the following coding sequences:
- the LOC106052154 gene encoding glutathione S-transferase omega-1-like, whose protein sequence is MTQKSYATGSAFPPLKPGVLRLYSMRFCPFAQRTRLVLAHKNIPFETINIHLLKKPDWFLEKNPNGTVPVLELDNKIIYESTATCEWLDDVYTQNRLQPTDPYVKAWDRILLEYFGKVTGAFYGFLKNASERETHVKDMQKHFQFYNDILVKRGGPYFGGKSPSLIDFYIWPFFERLSGLATLDPRIAVDKKAFPKLGAWNDAMLQVPAVKSLLWDGKTHLQFLSSYGTGNPDFDMGLEE